In Vitis vinifera cultivar Pinot Noir 40024 chromosome 17, ASM3070453v1, one genomic interval encodes:
- the LOC132252793 gene encoding flavonol sulfotransferase-like yields the protein MATVHPPEKSLMREDEDEKEKARKRNNEIISSLGKEEGWMEEYTYEYQGFWYPSVTVVEGVMWVQQNFKPRHEDILLVTLPKSGTTWFKPLMFAVMNRTHFDLSTHPLLTTSPHDLVPFLELFLSHKIPFPNPDTFYPPQLFQTHIPFSSLSQYVMESQCRIVYICRNPKDVFVSTFYFLEKVRDKKLTPLSLEKAFELFCKGVSLYGPFWDHVLGYWKASLEVPDRVLFLKYEDMKRDSSFHLKRLAEFMGYPFSVEEEKQGVAHDILELCSFENLRNLKVNKTGKIITSNNNQLENHRFFRKGEVGDWKRHLTAEMEDGLNKLIEQKLAGSGLAFRDSSEA from the coding sequence ATGGCCACTGTTCACCCTCCTGAGAAATCTTTGATGCGGGAGGATGAAGATGAAAAAGAGAAGGCCAGGAAAAGAAACAATGAGATCATATCAAGTCTTGGAAAAGAAGAAGGCTGGATGGAAGAGTATACGTATGAATACCAAGGTTTTTGGTACCCTTCAGTGACTGTAGTAGAAGGAGTCATGTGGGTGCAACAAAACTTCAAGCCGCGCCATGAAGATATTCTTCTGGTCACCCTTCCCAAATCTGGCACAACATGGTTCAAACCTCTCATGTTTGCTGTCATGAACCGAACCCACTTTGATCTCTCAACACACCCTCTTCTCACCACCAGTCCCCATGATCTTGTTCCCTTCTTGGAACTGTTCCTCAGCCACAAGATCCCCTTCCCAAATCCGGATACTTTCTATCCACCTCAACTCTTCCAGACCCACAtccctttttcttcattatcaCAATATGTAATGGAATCTCAGTGTCGAATTGTCTATATTTGCCGAAATCCGAAAGATGTGTTTGTTTCTACATTTTACTTCCTGGAGAAAGTGAGAGATAAGAAGTTAACACCCCTTTCACTTGAGAAGGCATTTGAGCTGTTCTGTAAAGGGGTCTCTCTGTATGGACCCTTTTGGGATCATGTATTAGGGTACTGGAAGGCAAGCTTGGAAGTGCCTGACAGGGTGCTGTTCTTGAAATACGAAGATATGAAGAGGGACTCCTCTTTTCATCTCAAAAGATTGGCAGAATTCATGGGCTACCCTTTCTCTGTAGAGGAAGAAAAACAAGGAGTGGCGCATGACATTCTAGAGCTGTGCAGTTTCGAGAACCTAAGGAATTTGAAGGTGAACAAGACaggaaaaataattacaagtaaCAATAATCAACTGGAGAATCATAGATTTTTCAGGAAAGGTGAGGTTGGAGACTGGAAGAGACATCTAACAGCTGAGATGGAGGACGGCCTTAACAAGCTGATTGAGCAAAAGTTGGCTGGTTCTGGTTTGGCATTCCGTGACTCCTCCGAGGCATGA